In Gimesia benthica, a single window of DNA contains:
- a CDS encoding Flp family type IVb pilin has translation MKMFQQFWNDEAGFVVSTELVLIATVLVLGMIVGLTTLRDQVIAELADVANAMSNSNQSYSYSGITGHSSSTSGSLFDDNTDFCDQDDNGGAGTFTHCITVIAATTGETP, from the coding sequence ATGAAGATGTTTCAGCAGTTTTGGAATGATGAAGCTGGTTTCGTCGTTTCAACAGAACTTGTGCTGATCGCTACCGTGTTGGTTCTCGGCATGATTGTCGGTTTGACCACACTGCGCGATCAGGTAATCGCAGAACTCGCAGACGTTGCCAATGCAATGTCTAACAGCAATCAGAGCTATTCTTACTCTGGTATCACAGGCCACTCATCCAGCACCTCAGGGTCGCTGTTTGATGACAACACGGATTTCTGTGACCAGGATGACAACGGTGGCGCAGGTACCTTTACTCACTGCATCACAGTGATTGCAGCTACAACCGGTGAAACACCTTAG